GAGATAGAAGATCAGCTTCATACCATCCTTGTTGACCCCAAAGTGCCACGCTCCCTCAAGAGGGCTTGTACCTGGAGCGCTTTGGCTTTGAGTGTGAGAGTGGCTGCCAGGCAACGCCAGCAGCAGGCTCGCAGAGTTTGGAGGCTGCAGGACCAGGTGGGAGAGCGCGAGTCAGCATCCTGGACTCTGGTCTCTGAGCTACAGAGGTTGCGAGAAGAGAGGGACCATGCAGCTGCTCAACTTCTCTGTACACAGATTGCCCTCCAGGAGGCAATGGATGAGCGGGAAATACTTCGTGGGAGGCTGCTCCAAGCAAAGAGGTCTGCACTGCCTGTTGTGCCTGAACCTGGAATGGAACATGGTAGAACGTCACTGTGGTCATTTGAggaaaagaagctgaaagagCTGGAACTTATAGAGTCCCAGAACATGTCCCACTTGGAGGCCCAAATACCAATCTTGTCCTGCCTGCCTAGACTTTCAAGTCCTTGGGTCCAAGCAGTGGATCCCTTTCTTCAAATGCCTGTGGCGCATCCATTACCACTCAAAGCATCATTCTCCTTGGAATTCCCATATTCGACACCTGTACCATGTCCAGCATTAATGGACTCAGAAGCAACAGCAACAGCCATGACCACAGGTTTACCTCAGATAGCTCCTTCCGGAACCCAACCACCTGGTTTGTGTGTTATATTGGAGTCCCAAGAAGCAATAGCTCCCGCCTCGGACCAAATCTGCCCTAGGCAGAATGAATGTTCTGAGATTCTCCAGGATGTAAGTCACCTGGAAGACAACATAAGCCACAGTGAAGGAGAAGGTCCAGAGAAACCTCAAGGAACATCTCTTCATGGGGACAGCAGCAACAGCCACAAAGATAATCATGTCATACCCCAGATAATGGGTGCCACTGAGAAGAAAAATCTAATGATGCACCAGGGAACAGCTGCAGTGGAGGTCAACAGTAACCACAGCATAAAGGAAGAACCAGTAATGCCCAAGGGGATAGCTGCCCAGGGGAACAAAACCAACTCCACCAAGAAGAAATGCCCAAGAATTCCTCGGAGGGTGCCTGGCTTGAAAGAGAGCATCAGCCACAACACCCAATGTGTTTCGGTAACTCCCCACGAGAAACATACTCAAGTGAACAAAACCACCCCTACCCTAAAAAACAATCCAGGGAATCTCTTGGGGAAGCCTGACCAGGGAAACGTACTTAGCTGTAACCAGAAAGAGGATACAAAGACACTCCAGAGGCTGACTGTCCTGggaaatggaactagaaattgCCAGAAAGAAGACACTTTTCAGCAGATGACACGCCTGGCTGCTGGTGGGAGTCCTAATGGGAAGAAAATGCCACAAGGGACTGGAAAgaaccagagacagagacagaaggaagagccaAACAGGTCCCAAGCAAGACACCcgaaaaaatgtaaaagttattttatgaataaatgcccTAAAAACCAACTGGCTCCAAAGCAAAAGGTCAAGCAACCTCAAGGGATAAAAGCTTTAGAATCTAAGCAACCTCAAGGGACAAAATCCTCTGAATCCAAGCAACAGGAAAAACCTCTCTCACACCGTACTTCAGTGAATTGCATCTGTCCATCATG
This window of the Mus pahari chromosome X, PAHARI_EIJ_v1.1, whole genome shotgun sequence genome carries:
- the LOC110313258 gene encoding testis-expressed protein 13C-1, with amino-acid sequence MAIEFGDRSSGFHHTEVIRFINNEVLKNGGGPEFYTTFRSQSWNEIEDQLHTILVDPKVPRSLKRACTWSALALSVRVAARQRQQQARRVWRLQDQVGERESASWTLVSELQRLREERDHAAAQLLCTQIALQEAMDEREILRGRLLQAKRSALPVVPEPGMEHGRTSLWSFEEKKLKELELIESQNMSHLEAQIPILSCLPRLSSPWVQAVDPFLQMPVAHPLPLKASFSLEFPYSTPVPCPALMDSEATATAMTTGLPQIAPSGTQPPGLCVILESQEAIAPASDQICPRQNECSEILQDVSHLEDNISHSEGEGPEKPQGTSLHGDSSNSHKDNHVIPQIMGATEKKNLMMHQGTAAVEVNSNHSIKEEPVMPKGIAAQGNKTNSTKKKCPRIPRRVPGLKESISHNTQCVSVTPHEKHTQVNKTTPTLKNNPGNLLGKPDQGNVLSCNQKEDTKTLQRLTVLGNGTRNCQKEDTFQQMTRLAAGGSPNGKKMPQGTGKNQRQRQKEEPNRSQARHPKKCKSYFMNKCPKNQLAPKQKVKQPQGIKALESKQPQGTKSSESKQQEKPLSHRTSVNCICPSCKAVNRSWYKGCYKCAKTSAQLQRKDVDP